A genomic stretch from Deltaproteobacteria bacterium includes:
- a CDS encoding TonB-dependent receptor: MKGTAPDDLELAREKLDAIPGGTALVETESLEGTANLTLSDTLGTTQGVVIQDFFGGFDQPRIQIRGSGLQQNPVERGVFFLQDGLPLNRADGSYVVSLAEPRAAEFIEVHRGASTNRLGATVLGGSLNFVSPTGSSQPGLRGNAEGGSFATAGGAAAYGVAGEDYDAYLSLSGGRSDGFRDYNDSWRAGFDANAGFELGGGLSSRVFAGYRDVRFDVAGPLTRELMGDDPREVFPGPVFSFTPAGPAVTGPGPNVIRDLPMRRTRQGRLGTRASYEAGDHVFDAAVGLSYTDDRFVFPIPGGIRDTDGGDLALVGRYAWQPDPEAPLPLAEATLTVALGEADRAYAINIEGDRGPVFGRNDLSAVTLSGFVGGNVPLGRGFTLSPGLALSYALRDNDDTYRAATRPTVAFSPLDPDVRMPDGTVPWEDTSYDRNYFGLSPSLALSWRPAEEHLLFAAVSRSFEPPSHDDLIATVNGTPNSSPGRPNLLFPVAAAAFRTPDLDAQTATTVEVGWRGELGPVALDAVLYHSWVSDELLNLRDESGVSLGSVNADDTRHLGLELAATARVADRVTGRLSYIFQDFRFVDDPVRDDNRLAGAPPHVIGLDLAWEAFDGLTLGGTLHWQPGTTPVDNLNTLFTRTFATFDLRARYELRSGIALFVEGRNLSDETYAASTLVVDQARSDQAAFIPGNGRSVYGGVDVRF; this comes from the coding sequence GTGAAGGGCACGGCCCCCGACGACCTCGAGCTCGCCCGCGAGAAGCTCGACGCGATTCCCGGTGGCACCGCCCTCGTCGAGACCGAGTCGCTCGAGGGGACGGCGAACCTCACGCTCTCGGACACGCTCGGGACCACCCAGGGCGTCGTGATCCAGGACTTCTTCGGCGGCTTCGACCAGCCGCGCATCCAGATCCGCGGCTCCGGGTTGCAGCAGAACCCGGTCGAGCGCGGCGTCTTCTTCCTCCAGGACGGGCTGCCCCTCAACCGCGCCGACGGCTCCTACGTCGTCTCACTCGCCGAGCCGCGGGCAGCCGAGTTCATCGAGGTCCACCGCGGGGCCTCGACGAACCGGCTCGGCGCGACCGTGCTCGGCGGCTCGCTGAACTTCGTCTCGCCCACCGGCTCGAGCCAGCCCGGCCTGCGCGGGAACGCCGAGGGCGGCTCCTTCGCCACGGCGGGCGGGGCGGCAGCCTACGGCGTCGCGGGGGAGGACTACGACGCGTACCTGAGCCTGAGCGGCGGGCGGAGCGACGGCTTCCGCGACTACAACGACTCCTGGCGCGCGGGCTTCGACGCCAACGCCGGCTTCGAGCTCGGCGGCGGCCTGTCGAGCCGCGTCTTCGCCGGCTACCGCGACGTGCGCTTCGACGTGGCCGGCCCGCTCACGCGCGAGCTCATGGGGGACGACCCGAGGGAGGTCTTCCCGGGCCCCGTCTTCTCGTTCACGCCCGCGGGCCCGGCGGTCACCGGCCCGGGCCCGAACGTCATTCGCGATCTCCCAATGCGGCGGACGCGCCAGGGCCGGCTCGGGACGCGCGCGAGCTACGAGGCCGGGGACCACGTCTTCGACGCGGCCGTCGGGCTCAGCTACACCGACGACCGCTTCGTCTTCCCGATCCCGGGTGGCATCCGCGACACCGATGGGGGTGACCTGGCGCTCGTCGGCCGCTACGCCTGGCAGCCCGATCCGGAGGCGCCGCTGCCGCTCGCCGAGGCGACGCTCACCGTCGCGCTCGGCGAGGCGGACCGGGCCTACGCCATCAACATCGAGGGCGATCGGGGTCCCGTCTTCGGCCGCAACGACCTCTCGGCCGTGACGCTCTCGGGCTTCGTCGGCGGGAACGTCCCGCTCGGGCGCGGGTTCACGCTCTCGCCGGGCCTGGCCCTCTCCTACGCGCTGCGCGACAACGACGACACCTACCGGGCTGCCACCCGGCCGACGGTCGCCTTCAGCCCCCTCGATCCGGACGTGCGGATGCCCGACGGCACGGTGCCCTGGGAGGACACGAGCTACGACCGCAACTACTTCGGCCTAAGCCCGAGCCTCGCCCTCTCGTGGCGGCCCGCCGAGGAGCATCTCCTGTTCGCCGCGGTCAGCCGCAGCTTCGAGCCGCCCTCCCACGACGACCTGATCGCCACCGTGAACGGCACCCCGAACAGCAGCCCGGGGCGCCCGAACCTGCTCTTCCCGGTGGCGGCGGCGGCGTTCCGCACCCCCGACCTCGACGCGCAGACCGCAACCACGGTCGAGGTCGGCTGGCGCGGGGAGCTCGGCCCGGTCGCGCTCGACGCGGTCCTCTACCACTCCTGGGTCTCGGACGAGCTCCTGAACCTGCGCGACGAGAGCGGCGTCTCGCTCGGCTCCGTCAACGCCGACGACACGCGCCATCTCGGCCTCGAGCTCGCGGCGACGGCGCGCGTGGCCGACCGGGTCACGGGGCGGCTGTCCTACATCTTCCAGGACTTCCGCTTCGTCGACGACCCGGTCCGCGACGACAACCGCCTCGCCGGCGCGCCGCCGCACGTGATCGGGCTCGACCTCGCCTGGGAGGCGTTCGACGGGCTCACCCTCGGAGGGACCCTCCACTGGCAGCCCGGCACGACGCCCGTCGACAACCTCAACACGCTCTTCACGAGGACCTTCGCGACCTTCGACCTGCGCGCGCGCTACGAGCTCCGCTCCGGGATCGCGCTCTTCGTCGAAGGCCGCAACCTCAGCGACGAGACCTACGCGGCCTCGACCCTGGTGGTGGACCAGGCGCGCTCGGACCAGGCGGCCTTCATCCCCGGCAACGGACGCTCGGTCTACGGGGGCGTCGATGTCCGCTTCTGA
- a CDS encoding ABC transporter substrate-binding protein: MLAGPPAAVSNPLIHMVESGALADLADAVEFVSWRDPDQLRVMALDGRADVLAMPVNVAANLYNRGVALRLVDVSTWGILWVVSRDASLATIEDLRGQEIAMPFRGDMPDIVFGLIAERSGLDVRKDLRLRYAATPIDAMQLLVLRQVDHAVLAEPAVSMALRKTGSFPLRLVAPELHRGLDLQEEWGRVFGRDARIPQAGITVMGALRDRPEAVARIREEYARSLAWCAANAAACGAIVAKHIPLLLPEAVADSIATSRLRSVPAAEARPELEFLFERLLEKSPALVGGRLPPDDFYDPGAGSPPAP; this comes from the coding sequence GTGCTCGCGGGCCCTCCGGCGGCGGTCTCGAACCCGCTGATCCACATGGTCGAGTCGGGCGCGCTCGCCGATCTCGCGGACGCCGTCGAGTTCGTGTCGTGGCGCGACCCGGACCAGCTCCGCGTGATGGCGCTCGACGGCCGCGCCGACGTGCTGGCGATGCCCGTGAACGTGGCGGCGAACCTCTACAACCGCGGCGTGGCGCTGCGGCTCGTCGACGTCTCGACCTGGGGCATCCTGTGGGTCGTGTCGCGCGACGCCTCGCTCGCGACGATCGAGGACCTCCGCGGCCAGGAGATCGCGATGCCCTTCCGCGGCGACATGCCCGACATCGTGTTCGGGCTGATCGCCGAGCGCAGCGGCCTCGACGTGCGCAAGGATCTGCGCCTGCGCTATGCCGCGACGCCGATCGACGCCATGCAGCTCCTCGTCCTGCGCCAGGTCGACCACGCGGTGCTGGCCGAGCCGGCGGTGTCGATGGCGCTGCGCAAGACGGGCTCGTTCCCGCTGCGGCTGGTGGCGCCCGAGCTGCACCGGGGCCTCGACCTCCAGGAGGAGTGGGGGCGGGTCTTCGGGCGCGACGCGCGGATCCCGCAGGCGGGGATCACCGTGATGGGCGCGCTGCGCGATCGCCCCGAGGCCGTGGCGCGCATCCGCGAGGAGTACGCGCGCTCGCTCGCCTGGTGCGCCGCGAACGCCGCCGCCTGCGGCGCGATCGTCGCGAAGCACATCCCCCTGCTCCTGCCCGAGGCCGTGGCCGACTCGATCGCGACGAGCCGCCTGCGCTCGGTTCCCGCGGCCGAGGCACGCCCCGAGCTCGAGTTCCTCTTCGAGCGGCTGCTCGAGAAGAGCCCCGCCCTCGTCGGCGGGCGACTCCCGCCCGACGACTTCTACGACCCGGGCGCCGGCAGCCCCCCGGCGCCATGA
- a CDS encoding ABC transporter permease subunit has product MRLLRDSAAHLPAYLWSGWGAVASLLLALALWEAVSAHYGPLVLPDPRSVFTAFLALVERGAAWGELATTARRVGLGFGAALLAGSALGLAAGVSMTASTVSRPLVTVLMGTPPIAWLVLAMLWFGAGDGTPVFTVFVASFPVVFVGALQGARTLDNELSTMAQAFRLPRRMLLVDLYLPHLVSYLLPAAIVALGVAWKVAVMAELFATQDGVGAELAVSRSQLDTATTMAWISAVVGALLAVEYLLLEPIRREVERWRDLDAPHEGGP; this is encoded by the coding sequence ATGAGGCTCCTGCGCGACAGCGCCGCCCATCTTCCCGCCTACCTGTGGAGCGGCTGGGGGGCGGTCGCGAGCCTGCTCCTCGCGCTCGCGCTCTGGGAGGCGGTGAGCGCGCACTACGGGCCGCTCGTGCTGCCCGATCCCCGCTCGGTCTTCACCGCCTTCCTCGCCCTCGTCGAGCGCGGCGCCGCGTGGGGCGAGCTCGCCACCACCGCGCGCCGCGTGGGCCTCGGCTTCGGCGCCGCGCTCCTCGCCGGCTCCGCGCTGGGCCTCGCCGCCGGCGTCTCGATGACGGCCTCGACGGTGTCGCGCCCGCTCGTGACGGTGCTGATGGGAACCCCGCCCATCGCGTGGCTCGTGCTCGCGATGCTGTGGTTCGGGGCCGGCGACGGCACGCCGGTGTTCACGGTCTTCGTGGCGAGCTTCCCGGTGGTCTTCGTGGGGGCGCTGCAGGGGGCGCGCACGCTCGACAACGAGCTCTCCACGATGGCGCAGGCCTTCCGCCTGCCGCGGCGCATGCTGCTCGTGGACCTCTACCTGCCGCACCTGGTCTCGTACCTGCTGCCCGCGGCGATCGTGGCGCTCGGCGTGGCCTGGAAGGTGGCGGTGATGGCCGAGCTCTTCGCGACGCAGGACGGGGTGGGCGCGGAGCTCGCGGTCTCGCGCTCGCAGCTCGACACGGCCACCACGATGGCCTGGATCAGCGCGGTGGTGGGCGCGCTGCTCGCCGTCGAGTACCTGCTGCTCGAGCCGATCCGGCGCGAGGTCGAGCGCTGGCGCGACCTCGACGCGCCGCACGAGGGCGGCCCGTGA
- a CDS encoding ATP-binding cassette domain-containing protein, with protein sequence MSWLRVRGVHHAFARREVLAGVDLEVGAGQAVALVGPSGCGKTTLMHLCAGLLTLREGTIESRFEDPAFVFQQPRLLPWRSALDNVALGLAARGTPRGEREHRARQLALRMGLAHADLDKYPHQLSGGMRSRVSLARALVLEPDLLLLDEPFSALDVGLKEELYGLLLTHLAARRMAALLITHDLMEAVRLSDAILVMAPEPGRIVSRFALSPAAAGRDEAWIYRTTAALLEQPGVRASFSLPPRAGQAAEGPTASPAGAHEPGIRELAAGAPVIPLARTKSRC encoded by the coding sequence GTGAGCTGGCTGCGGGTGCGCGGCGTGCACCACGCCTTCGCGCGGCGCGAGGTGCTCGCGGGCGTCGACCTCGAGGTCGGGGCGGGCCAGGCCGTGGCGCTCGTGGGCCCCTCGGGATGCGGCAAGACGACGCTCATGCACCTGTGCGCGGGGCTCCTCACGCTGCGCGAGGGGACGATCGAGAGCCGCTTCGAGGATCCCGCCTTCGTGTTCCAGCAGCCGCGCCTGCTCCCGTGGCGATCGGCGCTCGACAACGTGGCGCTCGGCCTCGCCGCCCGGGGCACGCCGCGCGGCGAGCGCGAGCACCGTGCCCGCCAGCTCGCGCTGCGCATGGGGCTCGCGCACGCGGACCTCGACAAGTACCCGCACCAGCTCTCGGGCGGCATGCGCAGCCGCGTCTCGCTCGCCCGCGCGCTCGTCCTCGAGCCCGATCTGCTGCTGCTCGACGAGCCCTTCTCCGCCCTCGACGTGGGGCTCAAGGAGGAGCTCTACGGGCTCCTCCTCACGCACCTGGCCGCGCGGCGCATGGCGGCGCTCCTGATCACCCACGACCTGATGGAGGCCGTGCGGCTCTCGGACGCGATCCTGGTGATGGCGCCGGAGCCGGGGCGGATCGTGTCGCGCTTCGCGCTCTCGCCGGCGGCCGCCGGGCGCGACGAGGCCTGGATCTACCGCACCACGGCGGCGCTCCTGGAGCAGCCGGGCGTGCGCGCGAGCTTCAGCCTGCCCCCGCGCGCGGGGCAGGCGGCCGAGGGCCCCACGGCGAGCCCGGCCGGCGCGCACGAGCCGGGCATCCGGGAGCTCGCGGCGGGCGCGCCCGTGATCCCGCTCGCGCGGACGAAGAGCCGGTGCTGA
- a CDS encoding NnrS family protein, translated as MDRLAAHPLFQCSFRPLFLATAVHASLALALWLAWLGLGLPLPPLPGGPLAWHAHEMVFGFGLAATGGFVLTAVPEFTGARAFGPRVALGASALWVAGRIAWALAGFLGPWPAAVTNVAFAALLPALLAAPLLRDPDRRHLGFLWGLAVFAATVAGFHAAVLLGRSPLPWADAGIGVMMILVVVAMSRISMRILNDALDAARAAGAEDAPEYLARPPRRNLAIFAIALHTGAAFFVPSSPATGWLALAAAAAVLGLQNDWHVGRPLLGRWPALLYAVYWMVALGYAALGAAALGAGIAPGAGRHLLAIGGMGLSILAVLCIAGRVHSGRPLETRPWVPLCAALIAGAALVRAASGLPGAPAFALTILAGLAWVTAFGTYVLYMAPVLWTARSDGEVGCHETLVPASVAAEA; from the coding sequence GTGGATCGCCTGGCCGCGCACCCGCTCTTCCAGTGCAGCTTCCGCCCGCTCTTCCTCGCGACGGCGGTGCACGCGAGCCTTGCGCTCGCGCTCTGGCTCGCGTGGCTCGGGCTGGGCCTGCCCCTGCCCCCGCTGCCGGGCGGCCCCCTGGCCTGGCACGCACACGAGATGGTGTTCGGCTTCGGGCTCGCCGCAACGGGCGGCTTCGTGCTCACGGCGGTGCCCGAGTTCACGGGCGCGCGCGCCTTCGGCCCGCGCGTCGCCCTCGGCGCGAGCGCGCTCTGGGTCGCCGGGCGCATCGCGTGGGCCCTCGCGGGCTTCCTCGGCCCCTGGCCCGCCGCCGTGACGAACGTGGCCTTCGCGGCGCTCCTGCCCGCCCTCCTCGCGGCGCCCCTGCTGCGCGACCCCGATCGCCGCCATCTCGGCTTCCTCTGGGGGCTTGCGGTCTTCGCGGCGACGGTCGCGGGGTTCCACGCCGCGGTGCTCCTCGGCCGGAGCCCGCTCCCGTGGGCGGACGCGGGCATCGGCGTGATGATGATCCTGGTCGTCGTCGCGATGAGCCGCATCTCCATGCGGATCCTGAACGACGCGCTCGACGCCGCGCGCGCGGCGGGCGCCGAGGACGCCCCCGAGTACCTGGCGCGGCCGCCGCGCCGCAACCTGGCGATCTTCGCGATCGCGCTGCACACCGGGGCGGCCTTCTTCGTGCCGTCCTCGCCCGCGACCGGCTGGCTCGCCCTCGCAGCCGCCGCGGCCGTCCTCGGCCTGCAGAACGACTGGCACGTGGGGCGGCCCCTCCTCGGACGCTGGCCCGCGCTCCTCTACGCGGTGTACTGGATGGTGGCGCTCGGCTACGCGGCGCTCGGCGCCGCGGCGCTCGGCGCCGGCATCGCGCCGGGCGCCGGGAGGCACCTGCTCGCGATCGGCGGCATGGGGCTCTCGATCCTGGCCGTCCTGTGCATCGCGGGCCGCGTGCACAGCGGCCGGCCCCTCGAGACGCGGCCGTGGGTCCCGCTGTGCGCCGCCCTGATCGCCGGGGCGGCCCTGGTGCGCGCGGCGTCGGGCCTGCCGGGCGCTCCCGCCTTCGCGCTCACGATCCTGGCCGGCCTCGCCTGGGTGACGGCCTTCGGGACCTACGTGCTCTACATGGCGCCCGTCCTGTGGACCGCGCGCAGCGACGGCGAGGTCGGCTGCCACGAGACGCTGGTCCCCGCGAGCGTGGCAGCGGAGGCGTAG
- a CDS encoding DUF3131 domain-containing protein yields MDRRRARIVRALATAACLCAAARPPPARAEVASFEPEHAARPYVQGARKRAWEEAHGGRAAAREALARRLEGWPRTLLADRDELLRLSDEALLDRLARDTWRGLAALTDRQNGLPLNHVLFPQGSLAPLHSQIGDYASTTDIGLWIVAVVAAHDLALIGPDEARERVERVLDSLDRLEKRHGFYFNYYDTTTLERTSDFVSFVDSAWLAAGLIVARQTFPALERRCSAMLAHRDFGHFYDRRSRLMVHGFYVDPVRRSPYHYGMLYTEARLGSLVAIGKGDVPAAHWQAMTRVERWSPDGPGAAREPAVRGVRPGARAVSPERTTSGYFEWQGYRYVPSWGGSMFEALMPVLVVDELREAPASLGPNGRVHVTVQRRYAQEHLGYPVWGMSPSWSPDGSGYREFGARVLGVAGYPAGAVTPHAAALALMVDPAAARAVLRELVRRYPIYGDFGLYDAVAPRTGEVAHAYLVLDQAMILVALANHLAGGAIQQRFAADPIVQRALPLLAAERFPNSGPHDVGERETPR; encoded by the coding sequence ATGGACCGACGCCGAGCGCGCATCGTCCGGGCCCTCGCGACCGCCGCCTGCCTGTGCGCGGCGGCGCGCCCGCCGCCCGCCCGGGCCGAGGTCGCGAGCTTCGAGCCCGAGCATGCCGCCCGCCCCTACGTCCAGGGGGCGCGCAAACGGGCCTGGGAGGAGGCCCACGGCGGGCGCGCGGCCGCGCGCGAGGCGCTCGCGCGCCGGCTCGAAGGCTGGCCGCGCACCCTGCTCGCCGACCGCGACGAGCTCCTGCGGCTGTCCGACGAGGCGCTGCTCGACCGCCTCGCGCGCGACACCTGGCGAGGCCTCGCCGCGCTCACCGACCGCCAGAACGGCCTGCCCCTCAACCACGTGCTCTTCCCGCAGGGCTCGCTGGCACCCCTGCACAGCCAGATCGGCGACTACGCGAGCACCACCGACATCGGGCTCTGGATCGTCGCGGTGGTGGCGGCCCACGATCTCGCCCTGATCGGGCCCGACGAGGCCCGCGAGCGCGTCGAGCGCGTGCTCGACAGCCTCGACCGGCTCGAGAAGCGCCACGGCTTCTACTTCAACTACTACGACACCACCACGCTCGAGCGCACCAGCGACTTCGTCTCGTTCGTGGACTCGGCCTGGCTGGCCGCCGGCCTGATCGTCGCCCGCCAGACCTTCCCGGCGCTCGAGCGCCGCTGCAGCGCGATGCTGGCGCACCGCGACTTCGGTCACTTCTACGACCGCCGGAGCCGGCTCATGGTGCACGGCTTCTACGTCGATCCCGTGCGCCGTTCGCCCTACCACTACGGGATGCTCTACACCGAGGCGCGTCTGGGGAGCCTGGTGGCGATCGGCAAGGGCGACGTGCCCGCGGCGCACTGGCAGGCGATGACCCGGGTCGAGCGCTGGAGCCCCGACGGCCCGGGGGCCGCGCGGGAGCCGGCGGTGCGCGGCGTCCGCCCGGGGGCCCGCGCCGTCTCCCCCGAGCGCACGACCTCGGGCTACTTCGAGTGGCAGGGCTACCGCTACGTGCCGTCCTGGGGCGGCTCGATGTTCGAGGCGCTGATGCCGGTGCTGGTCGTGGACGAGCTGCGCGAGGCGCCGGCCAGCCTGGGGCCGAACGGGCGCGTGCACGTGACGGTGCAGCGGCGCTACGCGCAGGAGCACCTCGGCTACCCGGTCTGGGGCATGTCCCCGAGCTGGAGCCCCGACGGGAGCGGCTACCGCGAGTTCGGCGCCCGCGTGCTGGGCGTGGCCGGCTATCCGGCGGGCGCGGTGACCCCCCACGCCGCCGCGCTCGCGCTCATGGTGGACCCCGCGGCTGCGCGGGCGGTCCTGCGCGAGCTCGTCCGCCGCTATCCGATCTACGGGGACTTCGGCCTCTACGACGCGGTCGCGCCGCGCACCGGCGAGGTCGCGCACGCCTACCTGGTGCTCGACCAGGCGATGATCCTGGTCGCGCTCGCGAACCATCTCGCGGGGGGCGCGATCCAGCAGCGCTTCGCGGCCGATCCGATCGTGCAGCGCGCGCTCCCGCTGCTCGCGGCCGAGCGCTTCCCGAACTCCGGCCCGCACGACGTCGGCGAGCGCGAGACGCCGCGCTGA
- a CDS encoding undecaprenyl-diphosphate phosphatase: MEWWQALVLGLVEGITEYLPISSTGHLILASTLLGLRTPANAGALAAFEIAIQGGAILAVLGLYRHRVPQVWNGLRGRDPAGRRLLANLLLAFLPAALLGPLLDDAIEARLFRAPPVLAALLLGGIWMLWLGRRGAAGTRGVDAIDARTALMIGLFQCVAMWPGTSRSMMTIAGGVLLGLRPRDAAEFSFLLGVPTLGAACAYKLAGNLLGDGPNLFEQLGAAPVAIGFATAALAAAVAVRWLVGFLGRHGLAPFGWYRIALAIVLGVLFWTGALTLDAA; this comes from the coding sequence GTGGAGTGGTGGCAGGCGCTGGTGCTCGGGCTCGTGGAAGGCATCACCGAGTACCTGCCGATCAGCTCGACCGGGCACCTGATCCTGGCCTCCACGCTCCTGGGCCTGCGCACCCCCGCGAACGCCGGGGCGCTGGCGGCCTTCGAGATCGCGATCCAGGGCGGCGCGATCCTGGCCGTCCTCGGGCTCTACCGCCATCGCGTGCCGCAGGTCTGGAACGGCCTGCGCGGGCGCGATCCGGCCGGGCGGCGGCTGCTCGCGAACCTCCTGCTCGCCTTCCTGCCGGCCGCGCTGCTCGGGCCGCTGCTCGACGACGCGATCGAGGCCCGGCTGTTCCGCGCGCCCCCGGTGCTCGCCGCCCTCCTGCTCGGCGGGATCTGGATGCTCTGGCTCGGGCGCCGGGGGGCCGCCGGCACGCGCGGCGTCGACGCCATCGACGCGCGCACGGCGCTCATGATCGGCCTGTTCCAGTGCGTCGCGATGTGGCCGGGAACGTCGCGCTCCATGATGACGATCGCGGGCGGCGTGCTGCTCGGCCTGCGGCCGCGCGACGCGGCCGAGTTCTCGTTCCTGCTCGGGGTGCCGACGCTCGGCGCCGCCTGCGCCTACAAGCTCGCGGGCAACCTGCTCGGCGACGGCCCGAACCTCTTCGAGCAGCTCGGGGCCGCGCCGGTCGCGATCGGCTTCGCGACGGCCGCGCTGGCCGCGGCGGTGGCGGTGCGCTGGCTGGTCGGCTTCCTCGGCCGCCACGGCCTCGCGCCCTTCGGCTGGTACCGGATCGCGCTCGCGATCGTGCTCGGCGTCCTGTTCTGGACCGGCGCGCTCACCCTCGACGCCGCGTGA
- a CDS encoding NAD(P) transhydrogenase subunit alpha, translating into MHEAAGPDVWALLMVFLLAGFVGFQVIQNVSRLLHTPLMSLTNAISAIAIVASIIVTGEQRTTASTILGAVAVAASMTNIVSGFLITDRMLKMFKKREPGK; encoded by the coding sequence ATGCATGAGGCCGCGGGCCCCGACGTCTGGGCCCTGTTGATGGTGTTCCTGCTGGCCGGCTTCGTCGGCTTCCAGGTGATCCAGAACGTCTCGCGGCTGCTGCACACGCCGCTGATGTCGCTCACCAACGCGATCTCCGCGATCGCGATCGTGGCGTCGATCATCGTGACCGGCGAGCAGCGCACGACCGCCAGCACGATCCTCGGCGCCGTGGCCGTGGCCGCCTCGATGACCAACATCGTGAGCGGCTTCCTGATCACCGACCGCATGCTCAAGATGTTCAAGAAGCGGGAGCCCGGGAAGTGA
- a CDS encoding NAD(P)(+) transhydrogenase (Re/Si-specific) subunit beta, which translates to MSGFAHVLTQVSYLLAAALFIFSLRWLNRPETARRGVAAGVVGMAAAVFGTLLHPEIASYLWIVVALAVGTALGIPLSRVALTAVPQRTALSHAFGGLAAGLVGIAKYSLWAGDGTLTTFRITAIVVEVLLGFITFTGSLMAAGKLQEVIPTRPITYRGQNYVNLALLGIAILCGVGLVMDPSRWPLFAVVVALSLLFGVLLIIPIGGADMPTVISILNSYAGLSAVAMGFVLDNRLLVTAGALDGASGFILSVIMCRAMNRSFTNVLFGAFGQVAAGGGPAGEQKAVKSATAQDVADVLANATSVVVVPGYGMAVAQAQHRVREIYDQLVKRGVDVKFAIHPVAGRMPGHMNVLLAEADIPYESLVEMDDINRDLPQTDVVLVVGANDVVNPAARHDKSSPIYGMPIIDADKAKLCIANKRSMNPGFAGIDNELYTADNTLMLFGDAKVMLGEIAKALAGDAGLGH; encoded by the coding sequence GTGAGCGGCTTCGCCCACGTGCTGACGCAGGTCTCGTACCTGCTCGCAGCCGCGCTCTTCATCTTTTCCTTGCGCTGGCTGAACCGGCCCGAGACCGCGCGCCGGGGCGTCGCGGCGGGCGTCGTCGGGATGGCGGCGGCGGTCTTCGGCACGCTCCTGCACCCGGAGATCGCGAGCTACCTCTGGATCGTCGTGGCGCTCGCGGTGGGCACGGCGCTCGGCATCCCGCTCTCGCGGGTGGCGCTCACGGCGGTGCCGCAGCGGACCGCCCTCTCCCACGCCTTCGGCGGCCTGGCCGCGGGCCTCGTCGGCATCGCCAAGTACTCGCTGTGGGCCGGCGACGGCACGCTCACGACCTTCCGGATCACGGCGATCGTGGTCGAGGTGCTGCTCGGCTTCATCACCTTCACCGGCAGCCTGATGGCCGCCGGCAAGCTGCAGGAGGTGATCCCGACCCGGCCGATCACCTACCGCGGCCAGAACTACGTGAACCTGGCGCTGCTCGGGATCGCGATCCTGTGCGGGGTCGGGCTCGTGATGGACCCCTCGCGCTGGCCGCTCTTCGCGGTGGTGGTGGCGCTCTCGCTGCTCTTCGGGGTGCTCCTGATCATCCCGATCGGCGGCGCCGACATGCCGACCGTGATCTCGATCCTGAACTCCTACGCCGGGCTCTCGGCGGTCGCGATGGGCTTCGTGCTCGACAACCGGCTGCTGGTCACCGCGGGCGCCCTCGACGGCGCCTCGGGCTTCATCCTCTCCGTGATCATGTGCCGCGCGATGAATCGCTCGTTCACGAACGTGCTCTTCGGCGCCTTCGGGCAGGTCGCGGCCGGCGGCGGCCCGGCCGGCGAGCAGAAGGCCGTGAAGAGCGCCACCGCCCAGGACGTCGCCGACGTGCTCGCCAACGCCACCAGCGTGGTCGTCGTGCCGGGCTACGGCATGGCCGTGGCGCAGGCCCAGCACCGGGTGCGCGAGATCTACGACCAGCTCGTGAAGCGGGGCGTCGACGTGAAGTTCGCGATCCACCCGGTGGCGGGCCGGATGCCCGGGCACATGAACGTCCTGCTCGCCGAGGCGGACATCCCCTACGAGTCGCTGGTCGAGATGGACGACATCAACCGCGACCTGCCCCAGACCGACGTGGTCCTGGTGGTCGGCGCCAACGACGTCGTGAACCCCGCCGCGCGCCACGACAAGTCGAGCCCGATCTACGGCATGCCGATCATCGACGCCGACAAGGCGAAGCTCTGCATCGCCAACAAGCGCTCGATGAACCCTGGCTTCGCCGGCATCGACAACGAGCTCTACACCGCCGACAACACCTTGATGCTCTTCGGCGACGCCAAGGTGATGCTGGGCGAGATCGCGAAGGCGCTCGCGGGCGACGCGGGGCTCGGGCACTGA